One region of Mucilaginibacter gotjawali genomic DNA includes:
- a CDS encoding cupin domain-containing protein: protein MEESIFQKFSSIDTKEIAPGFFSKLIHTSTNTINFIEVKAGCSIPRHRHIHEQCSFSVEGKFEMTVNDIPQILDPGLFAIIPSNAWHSGIAITDCKLIDIFSPVREDYRAL from the coding sequence ATGGAAGAATCCATATTTCAAAAATTTTCTTCAATCGATACCAAAGAAATTGCCCCGGGCTTTTTCTCTAAACTGATCCATACTTCCACCAACACCATCAATTTTATTGAGGTAAAGGCAGGCTGTTCTATACCGCGGCACAGGCACATTCATGAGCAATGCTCCTTCTCGGTTGAAGGCAAGTTTGAGATGACCGTTAACGATATTCCCCAAATATTAGATCCGGGCTTATTTGCTATCATACCATCAAATGCATGGCATAGCGGCATCGCCATCACCGATTGTAAACTGATAGACATTTTCAGCCCGGTAAGGGAAGACTACCGGGCACTTTAA
- a CDS encoding GNAT family N-acetyltransferase — translation MPVIKALVSDVPELNILVNSAYRGETSKKGWTTEANLLEGLRIDEATLYGYFEDPDIIILKNTGDNGSITGCVYLEKRSPKLYVGMFSVSPLLQAKGIGRQLLIAAEEYARQLDCHTLTMTVISIRHELIAWYQRRGYQPNGEVLPFHHDKKFGNPKQPIELIVMEKNI, via the coding sequence ATGCCAGTAATAAAAGCCCTTGTAAGCGACGTTCCGGAACTTAACATTTTAGTAAACAGCGCCTATCGCGGCGAAACCTCCAAAAAAGGCTGGACCACCGAAGCCAATTTGCTTGAAGGGCTACGGATTGACGAGGCGACCCTCTACGGTTATTTTGAAGATCCGGATATTATTATTTTAAAAAATACAGGCGATAACGGATCAATTACGGGTTGCGTTTACCTTGAAAAACGTTCACCCAAATTATATGTAGGCATGTTTAGCGTTTCGCCATTACTGCAGGCAAAAGGCATAGGGCGGCAATTACTGATTGCGGCTGAAGAATACGCCCGGCAGTTGGATTGCCATACCTTAACCATGACGGTGATCAGCATACGGCACGAACTTATCGCCTGGTACCAGCGCCGGGGCTATCAACCTAACGGAGAAGTGCTTCCTTTTCATCACGATAAAAAATTCGGAAATCCAAAACAGCCCATTGAGCTGATCGTTATGGAAAAAAACATCTGA